The stretch of DNA GGCTGGTTTGAAAGTTTGCTCTCTGTTGATCTTTCTGTCACATCAGCTCGCTGTCTGATTTGATCTCTTTCTCTACTCAATGTCCTCTCACTCACCTCTGGTTTCATGCTGATGTCTGTCCTGTGTGAGTGTGCTCTCTCTGTCTGCGTGTGTGAGCTGGTCTCCAGTATGCCGGCgtccgtgtgtctgtgtgtgtccggGCTGAAAGCCGCCTGGTAGCTGGTCTCTGGCGGGGGCTCATCAGCACCTTTACCCAGGAAGGTGGGCCGTTTGTGGGCAGGCTTTGACGGCCGAGCTCCAGACCACGGCTGGTACTCCTGCCTGATTCCAGAGAGAGAGATCAAATGTatcagacagagacagaaaaagacagagaCTGAGCCCTGAGGAGCTGCAGATAAGAGCAGCACATGTCAGGCTAGGTTAAAGTCACGCTGACAAATCAGAGGCAACAGGTGCCCACTGTAAAGACTTCAGCTTACCTGTTTGAAAAATAATTCtcactatacgtatctgtacatACATATGCAAggtttagaaaagaaaaaagctgcaTGCAGAATGAAAGCATGTAAGAAAGGATTAAGTGAATAAATGACTAGAAGTGAAGGTTTCATGCATCATTCAACCAAAGGCTGATGAACAATGAGGGTTGTTTGTAATCAATTCATTCTGTTCCCCTCAGATAACTCTGTTTATGTAATTGTTATAGATTCATTCTGCTCGTTCATGAGCTGTTGGATTAAATATGCATGACAGTGACCAGTTACCACACTGAGTGAAAATCACTGCAATGCACAACTGTTAGAACCACATCAGTCATGTTACAGCTCCACAGTAAACCAGCATCAAAGAAAGGACACTTCTCTTTCACCGAAAGAGAGAAATGTGTGAAAGCTTGTTCATGTGAGTCAGATATATATCCTCCAGCAATTCATTTCGGAGACTAGTGAACATATGTTATTTCAGAGATAAATAGGCTACCACTCTTTTAAGTTCTAGTGTATATTAAAATTTGATCTGacttggataataataataatgccgaTAAgtgatattattacattttttatgtttgtatagtagtctattttataaatacaaattgaGAAAAATATGGCCATATAATATCACTATTTTTAAGATCGGTTtcctcattttaatgtttttacttacTAAATAgcccaaaataaaagaaaaagaaaatatattattattattaataataataatacaccgGTTTATTGTAGTATTTGTAATATGTTTTTACTTGAacataaaaaatagaaattacAAAGAAtccagattttaaaaaaaaaatcaatagattGATATTATTAGTAGCCTAGTATGTAATGTTAGTCTTTTGTAATATTTCtactctaaaataaaattataaatggatttttttttgtctgtgtaatGTTTTACTCACTAAATGGGcttaagtaaaataaattccaTAATTTTCTCTGTTGAATCGcagtaaaatatattatgaaCATACATTTAGCCTACTCATGATGTGCTGCGGTGGATGAGAGGTGCTGAAGAACAGCTCCCATGAGAACGAGCAGCAGTACCTGTATGAGCTGAGCTGATCTCCTCCTCTCTGCCTGCCGCTGCGCTCCTGTCTGTCCGTCCGCGGATGACTCGTTCCGTTAGAGTAACCGTTCACCGGACTATCCGTTAAAGTGCCGCCTTTCCCTCCGTTACTAATCCAGGGAAAGTTATCCTTCTTCGGGATGGGCCAGGGTTTGTAATCCTGTTTGTACTGGGTGATGCTCGGGAAAGGCACACCCGGGGGATGGTATTCTTCGCGGGGTTTATAACTCGGTTCCGTGCGTCCCCGGTGCGGCCGCCGGACATCCGCCGCGTGATCCGGCGCTACGAAGTCGACGCTCGGCGCCCGTTCCGTGGAAACGAGTTTGGTGACGGATTGCACCTCCTGCTCCGCGATGTCAGAGTAGTTCTGAATCGTTAGTGGAACCGACAAATCCGATTTGTCGAACTGGTTCCAGAACCGAGCCAAGCAGCACACTCTGCTGATGCACGGCCAAGCCATTGCTAGGAAACTaaccaaaacaaaaagaaagaaagaaaacacagtaaaaacacgACGAAGTGCTCGATTTCATGAAGGAATGCGAACCCGAGTCCGTTCCTCGAGAACTGCGCGAGACCACTCGGTGTCGGGACTCTGTCATTGCACATTCATCTCACGTGATTTGCACttcatgcagaaaaaaataataatccataaACATCGGAGTCGGTGACCCGTGTCCACTTCACGGCTGTAGCTGACAGAGCTCAACTTAATGCCCTAAAAATCCTCTTTTAATCACAACCTTTACCTaagcctacctagacagcatttctgGGCATCATATGCGCTTACAACTGATTCAGATGATGTCTACACAAACTAAAAGTACCATGGAACTAGCCTTTTTGATATATGCAGTAGAATTTGATATATTGCACCGGGGTATGCTGTACTCCATATAAACCTAGCCAACTTGAAACATAATTTTTGTTCCTTTACagttaatatgcattatatattaaaattaggtCACAccaaattttgatttattttaattaatagaagttaatgataaagaaaatctatttatgacgTTATGCTTGACAGCATCCGcagtttacagcatttttacacttaGGTGCCTAAACTTTCAACTGTGGCTTTGCTGGTTGGTTTCTTGAAGCGTCTTGGAGCaatgccacagttcttctggattgagtctctctcagtttgttctgtttcttcatgttattccaaacagaCTGGATAATGaagagatcagatctctgtgtggagcactggtcaaaaatctcactggattattactattaataaatgaatgtagGGGaatgcaaactgatatttcctgacacactacagcaaaacacaCCATTCCCAGtgttcaaaagtctgagaccataGGCCTacataaactttcaaaaactaaaaagcttttaaaaaatgtagttttaagaaatgttacAATTATATGAAACTTAATAAATAATCTACCATAACATTAGGGTTTTCAAGTTGTCAGTTCAACTTTTCACTCAAACTGTTATTGCtaagtaatatataatatacattataaaataaaattcttaaaaataaagcacaatttACTTAACTAATATGAAGGCATTTAATTTCACTAGAAGACACAGACTTGGAATCCACTGTATATCACAGTACTATGGTGTATGGTATGGTACAGTCACAGTACTTTTTGTAAGGAGAGGAAAGCAGTTCAGGTCTTGACAGTCTTTTAGCAGTTTGAGCCATTCAAATTACTCACCGCTAATCAAAACCGACAGATTGATCCACAAACACATCTCTGCATACACAAACAAGCTGTCCTAAACATCTAGTCTGATTTAATGACATGCCATGAAACAGTTGAAATGGCTGAGGTCGGGCATATTTTGGCTTGATACTTCAGTTGTGAAATCTATGGCTCTGTTTTTCCACTTGATAAGCATAAGGTCATAAACAGGTCAATTAAACAGCACCTGTCTCTCATTACTGCAGTCAGTGAGTGTGCCGCATCACTACATTTCAGCCTCTATGGTCCTTGAATAACCAGAGAGGGAAATTTACAGCTTCAATAACATAACCTTTCATTTTTCAAAAgctgtcatattattattatttttgacaaGCTACAGGTTATAGGTTTACTGTAGTAAAGCTGTTTTTCTCCATTAGTGGTCAAGACTAATTTACCAACAGATTTGTCATCTGAAAAATCACTCCATTCCTCATTACTTTCTGTGGGGGAAATTTTGAAATCTTTATAACCTCACAATCCTTTCATCATTCAGCACAGATCAGATTTGTGATGCCATCTGTCATCAGTCACATGACATCATGCTCTTGAGGGAAAAAAGGATCACTCTGTGTTTGACAGGTTTTATCTAACTGATATATTAGTCAcccaaaaatgcttttattaaatactgaaaaaaactgGTTTTTCATTATATGAATGCTTATTTTGTTACAAATTAATTCACATTTAGGTTTTGCATATGCAGAATATGATCAAAAATTTAATATGAAAagaataaaatgcatttgaactGCAAGGCATATAAATTCTGAGTTACTCCACTTATACATGATTGAACATGAGGTATAATCATATAAATGTTTGATGCATGAAATTAGAAATGAGTTCTACAGCTTGATTCTTATGAAATGCCTCCACCTGCAGGTGAGATGAAAGTCTTATATGTGGTGCATTAAACTGGGAAGACACCTGGGAATGTTGGATACCAAAAGGTGGAATGTGATTTGTTCAGAAATTAGTTTTCTCATTTCCAGATATGTTTGCTGGTTTGCTGTCCCCATTCCTTCTTTCTTAACTCCACTCGCCTGATTTTCCCACTCACTGTCTTGGGAAGATGATCCACAAACTCAATCTGACAAAAAAAtgagttaaacatttaaaagctggaacaaaatattcctttaaaattgaCTAAATTGAAAAGATCTCCTGTTAAGGATTAAATGCGGAAGTACTGAATTTGAATCGGAAGTCACCTTGCGTGGATATTTATAAGGAGCTGTCACAGTCTTCACATGTGTTTGCAGTTCCTGGATCAGTTCCTTATGGTTTCTTGATTTATAATCTGCTGTCAGCACTACAAAAGCCTTCACCACCTGAAACATGGAGCAgcacaattaaaaaaagtatacaaaTAAACACAGTTTTGTATTACATATGTATGATAATCTTAGTTACAATTTTAAATCAACTACATACAAAATCTTTTACACTGCATACTTAGACTTATTTTTGCCTAATTCTAAGGTCACACTGCATGTATCCTTCATGGAGacggcaatcccagaatgcattgcactaCCTCTCCTCGAACTGGATCAGGGCTGCTGACCACAGCAGATTCTGCTACGGCTGGATGCTCTATCAAAGCGTTTTCCACCTCAAATGGACCAATGCGGtacctaaaacacacacaacatgagATATGAGATACAAATTTGCCATCATGGATGATAAGCAGAATTCCGTACCCTGCAGACAGGATGACATCATCAGCTCTGCCGATGAACCACAGGTATCCTTCATCGTCCATCATTCCCCTGTCACCAGTCAGGTAGAAATCGCCTCGGAAACATTCTGCCGTACGCTCTGGCTCCCCCTATAGGATGAATTTAGATCAATAAGTTTAATTAGTGCAACTCAAGCTCAAGAACTTTTCGTAAAGACTATGTGAAAAAAGGAAAACGTACTGTATACTCTGTAAAAAGAGAGAAGGGTCTCTGTGGTTTGACTCTGATGCCGAGGTCTCCCTCTTGTCCTCGTGGCACAACAGAACCATCTTCATCCACCACCTTAAACCAAAAAAGTCCATAGTTCACCTCAGGAAAACCAAGAAAATCcatcagattaaaaaaataaaataattaaattaaattacatacatatatatatatacacatatatgacatttgccaagtatggttaaccatactcggaattagtgctctgcattacccatccaagtgcacacacacaccagtgagaagtgaacacaccatgaacacggaatatatatatatatattatactattgtATCTCAGCCCATATATTGcagttattattaaaataaagccaTTCAGGACAACAATCAAGTATTATAATACCCAGTTTAAACCCTGGCCGGACTGTTACTGCACCTGAACATCATATCCTGGTGATGCCTTTCCAAAAGATCCTGGTTTGATCTTCATGCCTTTGAATGTGCCTGCTATTAAAACCTAGGTGGAAAAAAGAGATATGAGCTATCTTTGCTTGACAGCACACTAGACTATGCTTAATTTTATTCTCTGTGTCTTTATAATGAATCCGTGACCCTATCACagatgaaaacagatgctaatttAGGACCCATTTTCACTCATCTCTATAATGATCCTATAAAACCTAATTCAAGAAAGAGTTTTAgcggtttaaaggaatagttgctAAAAAATTGTTACTCCCCCTCAGGCCAtacgagatgtagatgagttgtttctttggagaaatttagcagtacatcacttgctcaccagtggatcctctgcagcagtggttcccaacactGCAGGTTTTCCATGTCTCCTTAAAAAACacaccatcagctcattagtagagactccaagacctgaactGAGTTTGTCAGACAAAAGAGAGATGCaatatgtgcagtgttgggggcctccaggaacaAGGTTGAGAAGcactgctctgcagtgaatgggtgccgtcagaatgagagtccaaatagctgatagaaacatcataataatctacAACACGACTCCAGACCATCTTGGGAAGTGAAAAGGTGTGTTTTCACTTTTTTGAACAAGTTtcgtggattacttgtgaattactgtttggactttcattctgacggcacccattcaatgcataGGATCCATTGGTAAACAAGGGACATAAGGCTAAATTTCCCCAAACTTTTCTAactaagaaacaaaaaaattctatatcttgcatggcctgagggtgagaactTTAAGAAAATTGGAAAAtgtgtgaactatttctttaaatgtttatttacagtCTCAGTCTGTCCGTATCCCTCATAGATGTCCAGTCCAGTGAGTTCTTTCCATTTCCACATCACCTCTGGGTTAATGGGCTCTCCTGCACACAGACAGTGCTCAAGAGCTCTGAACTTAAACCTgtcaaaaaaaaatcacagacaaAGATGAGGACTAGACCTGGACCAGAGGAATCAGGCTCATTCTGCTGTGATCATTACAACATCCAGGTCAAGATTCTCAGTTCTTACTTACCGGCCATTAAAAACAAACTTCTGCTgacagtatatataaaaacaaataatcataaATGAAACCTTGTAAAGCTAGAGCTAAAAGAGAATTcatttaaatacaaacacatcaCAGTGCACCTGTTACAGTCAGTACCTGGATATGTCGTCCTGTACAAGCATTCGATACGCTGTTGGTGCCGTGCAGAAGGTGGTGATGGGATAGCTGCTCAGAGTCTGTCAGGAGAAAAACAACAGTGTCACCAGAATGTATACTGTTCAACAAACCATGTAAAGTTAGATTAAGTGTTACCATTTTTGGTTTTTCCATAAAACACTTTCATACAGCTTTGTTAGGGACATTTTTTAAAGATTCAAGAATCAAACAGAACATTACAGTCAAGAATGAACCAGTGATGTTCCTGTACCTTGAGGACTGTACTAGTATCAAAACGTGGCATgtggtgaacaaacacacacgctcCCTGGATCCATGGCGCAAACACACTGCTCCATGCAGACTTGGCCCAACCTGTGTCTGACGTGTTCCAGAACACATCCTGCTCAGTCAGATCCAGCCAGTACCTTAAGAATtcccacacacaaataaacacatgacatttatttgattcaaatacaggaaagacagcaatattgtcaaatatataaatatgattgcTTAGCTGCTTAacgaaaataaatattttttaggatgatttgaaagcatttatttgaaatattataaattattattaatgtctttaccgatacttttgatcaatttaatgtggcCTTGCTGAGATAAaggtataaattaaaaaaactgatacattaacatatacattttcacatcatttaaCTTTCAGAATGTTACAAACCTGCCGTTCACCGTGAGCCCCAGACCGTAACTACAGTGGCTGTGTTGGGTCATTTTTGGAGAGCCGGTTGTGCCACTGGTGAAGAAGATCGTCATGGCCTCATCACTCCTGGTGTCCATGCATACATGATCATCTGACACCTTTCTACAGCACAAACACAACATCTGATCTTAACTAAATCACcaatttgtaattttgtttataCTTTTAAGGAATGCACTCAGTCAGTAAATGACAGTGCTCACTGTACACACACTCACCCCATGAGTTCGGTCAGGTTGCCCCAGCCGTGCATGGACCTGTGGGACAGCAGAAGCTTGGTGGAGATGGAAGGGCATTCTGAGGATACGGAGTCCAACAGTGGAGCCAGAGTTTCATCTGTGATCACACACTTGGCCCCAGACGCCTGCAGCCGGTGGCAGATATCTCGAGCAGTGAGCTGAGACGTGCCGGGGATCAGAACCGTACCTGTGCAAGGAAACAGGGCATTAAAAGAGGAaccactgtgagtgtgtgtgtttttattaatttagaccAAATAGTACAGAACTTAAATATCTGCCATCTATGGGTTATCAGTCATAACATAAAAATTACTTTCACTATATCTGTCAGAGaatgtttgttaacatttttaatttacacaCTTCAACTTCAAGCTAGTATTATTGTTTCAACAGAAGTGTGAATCAGTAAAAGTAGATTAAAGTTTAACTCTAAGAATGAATCACTAGAAAGGGAAACAGAACAATGAATCCTGAATTCCTGGAAACATATTGTGAGACTGTACCTGTTCG from Carassius gibelio isolate Cgi1373 ecotype wild population from Czech Republic chromosome B2, carGib1.2-hapl.c, whole genome shotgun sequence encodes:
- the map6d1 gene encoding microtubule-associated protein 6 homolog; its protein translation is MAWPCISRVCCLARFWNQFDKSDLSVPLTIQNYSDIAEQEVQSVTKLVSTERAPSVDFVAPDHAADVRRPHRGRTEPSYKPREEYHPPGVPFPSITQYKQDYKPWPIPKKDNFPWISNGGKGGTLTDSPVNGYSNGTSHPRTDRQERSGRQRGGDQLSSYRQEYQPWSGARPSKPAHKRPTFLGKGADEPPPETSYQAAFSPDTHRHTDAGILETSSHTQTERAHSHRTDISMKPEEQKTKLSPNPSAVFQSKSRIFNI
- the acsm3 gene encoding acyl-coenzyme A synthetase ACSM3, mitochondrial isoform X1; translation: MSLYVLRKSFFNHCLKVSKKNEVHEGGRWLQMCRSKTSAPKNFCDYESMRRIYNIQVPQRFNFAKDVLEQWETKEKNGQRSSLPALWWVNDSGLEVRWSFEELGFHSRRLANVLHQVCSLERGDRVFLILPRVPEWWLVNVACLRTGTVLIPGTSQLTARDICHRLQASGAKCVITDETLAPLLDSVSSECPSISTKLLLSHRSMHGWGNLTELMGKVSDDHVCMDTRSDEAMTIFFTSGTTGSPKMTQHSHCSYGLGLTVNGRYWLDLTEQDVFWNTSDTGWAKSAWSSVFAPWIQGACVFVHHMPRFDTSTVLKTLSSYPITTFCTAPTAYRMLVQDDISRFKFRALEHCLCAGEPINPEVMWKWKELTGLDIYEGYGQTETVLIAGTFKGMKIKPGSFGKASPGYDVQVVDEDGSVVPRGQEGDLGIRVKPQRPFSLFTEYTGEPERTAECFRGDFYLTGDRGMMDDEGYLWFIGRADDVILSAGYRIGPFEVENALIEHPAVAESAVVSSPDPVRGEVVKAFVVLTADYKSRNHKELIQELQTHVKTVTAPYKYPRKIEFVDHLPKTVSGKIRRVELRKKEWGQQTSKHIWK
- the acsm3 gene encoding acyl-coenzyme A synthetase ACSM3, mitochondrial isoform X2; amino-acid sequence: MSLYVLRKSFFNHCLKVSKKNEVHEGGRWLQMCRSKTSAPKNFCDYESMRRIYNIQVPQRFNFAKDVLEQWETKEKNGQRSSLPALWWVNDSGLEVRWSFEELGFHSRRLANVLHQVCSLERGDRVFLILPRVPEWWLVNVACLRTGTVLIPGTSQLTARDICHRLQASGAKCVITDETLAPLLDSVSSECPSISTKLLLSHRSMHGWGNLTELMGKVSDDHVCMDTRSDEAMTIFFTSGTTGSPKMTQHSHCSYGLGLTVNGRYWLDLTEQDVFWNTSDTGWAKSAWSSVFAPWIQGACVFVHHMPRFDTSTVLKTLSSYPITTFCTAPTAYRMLVQDDISRFKFRALEHCLCAGEPINPEVMWKWKELTGLDIYEGYGQTETVLIAGTFKGMKIKPGSFGKASPGYDVQVVDEDGSVVPRGQEGDLGIRVKPQRPFSLFTEYTGEPERTAECFRGDFYLTGDRGMMDDEGYLWFIGRADDVILSAGYRIGPFEVENALIEHPAVAESAVVSSPDPVRGEVVQCILGLPSP